In the Ranitomeya imitator isolate aRanImi1 chromosome 2, aRanImi1.pri, whole genome shotgun sequence genome, AAAAAAAGGcccaagctaggcaactgcagaCTCGCAAACTCTGCTGGCCACTGATATATTTGGGGGTGAGGACGCATTGCTTGTTGtagttgcataactctgtgtctgccggaagccgcaacataacctcctcgccttcctcctcctcctctgctgagctactcagctgcatgcctctgggtttacaccaagtgggatctactacCTCATCATTCTCTCTGTTATTCCAATCCTTACCCTGAGAAACACCCTCCTCCTCTTGCCCTGACATCACAGAACAGTCCGCGTGTGCCTAAagcatctgagtctcatcaggatgacCCCTACCCACTGGGGTTAACCTTTGTTGATGGCGGTTTaaattctgcttggaccctacttcataCAGCTCAGGATCAAACTGAAAAAAATGTGGGTgttggtgcagatgatttcctcctcttatgAATCTTTGGAGTACTCTTCCaatgcccatggcatagaatgtgtgatcgATCTGCAGATTCAGACATCTGTGGTTCCTTATAGTCAGTTGGAAGGTTAGAGAGTTGTGACAtgggggaaaacaagggtaattggtgggccacctctgaggactgtactgtgtgtgatgttaaggttggaggaagaggaggagaggccacttgatgcagctttTGCAATCTACTGgaacacatgttctttctggccctcctcTATAAAGCGTaccactgtgtggctgccaaagaaagagagTGGAGTAGCCAGTCAAGTAACAAAAACTGGAAAATTGCTgcgcaattgctcactgcagcaaaacaaacccacttctcatctctcatatcatacctgtctcacaaccctaaacagctattcagtactttcaattctctcctctgtcctcccTCTCCCTTCATCTCAGCTGAAACTTtacctcattcttcaagcagaagattgacaacGTAAGTCAAAGCTTTTGCTTAAagtccccacagcccctcctcataAGTACTCAACTCttctccaaaaccaacttcactATCATTgaagatcaactttcctctttaCTGTCCAATCATATCTTACTACCTGTGAACTCGACCAAATAACGTCCCACCTCATTGCAAACCTTATCACAGTCTTCATCTCAAGCCTAACTCACCTCTTCAACCTgttactaacaactggtgtcttcctctAATGGTTCAAAAAtaactcgatcacacccatcctctaaAAGGCCTCCCTTAatgcatcctctgtatctagctatcaccccatcTGACTTCTCCCCTCGCcaacaaactactggaacaacacgtccattgtGAATTGTCCTCCTACTTTGCTCCATTTTTGACCACTTACAATATGGCTTCCAACCACCCCATTCCAATGAAACTGCCCTGACTGTAGTCACCCACAACCTACTGACCCCCAAAtctaaacaacgctagtttttccttctcctggacctggtatctgcctttgacacagttgaccattcccttttactacagactttctgatgtattggcattacagacttggctcTTTCTTGGAtttcctcatacctaacagacaggaaatTCAGTGTCTTCCACTaaaacaccacctcctcatctcaccccctatgTGCCAGTGCCTTCCAAGTTTCAATTGTAGGCCTGGGCACTATGCTTAGGGCGTGCGCATGCTCCCTTCCTCTTAAAGTAACAGTATGCATTaccctaaggtgtccccagccaatagctgggtgacaccttctatttaaggctcctCCAATAGGGAGGTACCTGAGcaatgttgttagtttgccttgcatgcttgctagatgTCAGCCCCCCAGGTCCGCCCGTCTGCTTGTCTATCCTGTACCCAACTGCTCAGACCTGTCTGgtctcttctgtccatcagctggtccagcttgcacctgccagtgctcctcTAACCCTTGGTCtagcccacacctgccagtgcccatctttgTAACACACGGTCCAGTCTGGACCTGCCAGTGCTCTCCTGTTCCTCTACCGGTCCAGCTTTCATTTACCAGTGCCCATCTGTGTAACATCCAGTCCAGCTCGCACCTGACAGTACCTGTAAGTGACTATTTGTGTGACCTGCTAGTGCACATGTGTAGCACTTAGTCCAGCCTGCTCCTGCCTGTGCTCATCTGTGTAACTGCCAGTCCAGGTCGCATCAGCCAGTGCAAATCTTTCTAACACCCAGTCCAGCCCGTACCTGCCAGAGCCCATCTGTGTAAcacctggtccagtctgcaccttCCAGTGCCCATCTGTGTAACAACCAATCCAGCCTgaacctgccagtgcccatctgtctaacatCTGGTACAGCcctcacctgccagtgcccatctgtgtaaCACCTGGTCAATTCTGCACCTGcctgtgcttttctgttcctcaggtgGTCCCATCGGCACCAGTggttccagtgtccctacagtgcctgcctgcattcttcatccctccttcAGGCTGTACCAACCTACCCACTCTAAGGTGTCAGCTACCACCCTCTGTAGGTCAGCCCTGAAGTAGTGCCTGGTACCAGTTCCTTGTCCCTTCTTGGGTCACGGGTGTttgcctgctgctgctgcttctccaaggtcagatttggtaggccacctagttacgcccctccagatTTTCCGAGGGCtatagcacagtggttccacaaccttGCTCATTACAGTCTCCATTtgttgggttggctgtagtggaagaggtgtctgtccccattatactagttttactctggtgaaattgatgccactttagtagtgtttgctactaatttttggaaatgtgtagactcctgtttGGGTCTCCTTCATATGTGTTGCCTGTAGTAGTAGGCCTCAGAGACTGGCAGGCCTCCACTTTCTttgtcaactacccatgttactatccttacaatTTTCTGACAATagcagtctatgaaactgatatttgtaccATCTGATTATGGCTGAGCATAaaggcaggttgagctgttgcatgtgatttcagagctcccagcacagcaggcctacgccGATGCCTCACCCATCTCATCTTAATTTGaggttcaattcaaagctgtaaatgctggcccagaccctgatacctcatgcatggcttagTTCTGCTGttccattctaaaatttgtactgtgggtgaattgaggtcacttttctggtgtctgcccacaatttgatgtgttttggcagcttttggaccCGTTTGAACTTGTGTATGctttttgtttttgcctcccattgacttcgATGGCTCGGAGAGTGTTAATAAATAAatactctaattaccccagagaggctTCTCCACTAGTTATTCATTTATTACTGATGAAATctgttgagtttgatcatttcagtagatgtgttattgttTTTAGTCACAGTTTTTGACTACTGTAGTTAGGGTCCAAAATCGTCAGATTTAACCACTTCCTGAAGTTTTGTGTTTCTATTCAGGcctcatttttcaaatctgacatgtatcactttatgtggtgataactattGAATTCTTCACAAAGAATAATAGGAAACAAATggaccttacaaattattttccaacttctcTTGAATGTGATAACACCCTGTATACAGTTTTTCACTACTGTCTGCgcacatggcagggttcagaaggaaAGCAGCATTCAGCTATTTTTAtttcaactcttttttttttttattaaaaaaaacctcAGAATTAAACAGCATATACAGTATTAACAGGATATGCATCAGATTATGTTATCTATGCTAACAAATATCAATACAGGTCACAATTACCAATATTACATCATATTTTGAATGGTATCTTTCGCTGTAAAATATTACAATATATTAATGTATAACTATATATTTTACACAATTAGGACACTGCACTCATCCATTTATTAGGACAATAAGCAATCTGTCAAACTTAAGGACTTAATGATTTAGAGGCTAGAAATGGCGATACACTCATTGGTTCTTTTGCATCAGTAATCTTATCTCGTGCTGTTGAAAAGTTGAAACCTATCAGGGTACATAACGTGAAATTGAGGAAGCTAAAACATTGGGAGATGGGTGCGTCAGAGGTGAATCACACCACTTCTCCCAGATTCGATAGAGTTTTTGGGGACATTCTCTATTCCTATACTCTATATTCTCATAGGGTATTATATCTACAAATTTATTCCATTGATTAACGGAAGGTGCTGTTCTCACCACCGATCTCAATGCTATCACTTTCCTGGCAAGGAAAAGAGTCTAATAAGAATTCTATCATAATGTGGCCAAATTTCCTCATCCAAAATTCCCAACACACACAGTTTCGGCACACAATCAACCGGTGCCCCAATGTTTCTTGATCATGTAGAAACCACTTCACTCCAATATCTCATCACTGCACAGTTCCAGATAAGATGCCAAAAATCCGCCCCCTATTCCCCACATCTATGACAACCATCAGAGGATAATCCACCAAACCTATATAGTTTGGATGGGATAAGGTAAAATTGATGTAAAATATATAATTGTGTTAATTTATTATTCAGTTAATTAGGTTATCAATTGTCGCAATTTGTCTTCCACAGGAAGTTGAGTGGATGCAACTTTTTAATTAAGCACAAAAGTATATAGTGTGGAAATTACACCCGTAGGGCCCTGGGCAGTAAATACACCTAATTGTGGGTATCTCAATAACCGcattctgggatgtgggaactggtGCGTAATAGCATATCTCATTTGCAGATATGTATAAAAATCCCTGTCCCATATTTTGTATGTATTTGATCAAATGATAACAGTACTTCATTTTCATATACCTTGCCCAATGTTGTTATTCCTTATTGCTTCCAGGACATAGAATCTGGTAATATCTTAAGATGTGGAAACTCTGGTTTGTCCCACAACCGAGTCTCATCCACCTTTTACTTTCTTTCTAGATCTGTATCGCAAGTTCCTGCACAAATAGAAATCCCTGTGGTGGTTTATAGGATCCCTCCAATATTGCCCATAATGAAATCCTATTTAAAAGTTGCAAAATATCAGCCTCCACATTAGACGGCTTATCGTCCCTCAACCAACTTTTTAAATAATGCAGCTGGCCAGCTGGGTAATATAAAAATAAATCAGGTTCTGCATGTCTGCCCTGGCACTTAGGTCTCTGTCAGGCGCGAATAATATTACAGAAATAGGGAGTTGGGACCAtttctcacatttttttttaattatctcagTGAGAGGGTATATGTTATCTTTCAAATCTATAATGGGCTTTTATTAATATTTATACCAAGATATTTAAATTTGAGTACTTTTAAACCACATTCCGAGGGTCCAGGTATATTCTCAGTAAGCGGCAAAACTGAGGATTTGTCGCAATTTATTTTAAGACCTGACTGATTGATTAAACTGATTGCTCTTGGAAGGGATTGCTCTACTTCAACAAGAAAATCATTAAATAATCCAACCTTATCCAATCTGGCATTTGGTGTGATTCCTTCTACCATAGGGTCTCGTATGATtttaagagcaagaaaaaaatgtaCGTAGAGAAAAAAGTCCTCCAGACACAAGTTATATAATAAATGAAAATTATTATTGAAGCAGAAAATTTAAAAAGCTAAAAAATGAAGATGTAGACAGAtcatacagaaaatagaaaacactgGGCAAATAAATAGGTTGAGTCCAAAGTTATGCATAGAGTGCAACCCCGTGCAGAATAGGCTCAAATTCATATGCAAGGAAATGCATGAGGTAGTAATGTAGAAAATCAGATTGTCATAAATAAAGTGCAAGGTGCAAATAACTAAAGTGCAAAGAAGGACCCAAACAAAGTATCTGGACGGTTCTGGGGTTTGTCTCTGGTAACTcccagaaaaaaaagttaaattaaatGTATAATAGGTAGATAAAATGACAAGAAATACGGAAAGTGATTCATAGGAGAGTCCAGAGACAAAAGTACACATTATAGCACAAAGTCAAATAGATAATTATCAGCAATTATAGACAATATCATGCAAGGATATGAGGATAAATCCAGGCCAAGAAAAATATCACATATAAGTACTTTACCCAGGGTCCAGAGGGCTCTAGTGTATCCCCTTAAACGCCTACACTGGATACAGTATACTAGATACACTGGAGCCCTCTGGACCGTAAATAATGTGGACACCCTCTGTTTTTTCACAGACAGATGACGGACACGAGTTGGGCTTTATTTTTTGCTGGATCagtagaagtttttattggtactattttcactTACTTAACATTGTTAGGTGACTTTGTAttccatatttgggaggcagagtgaacaaaCTGTTGAGCACCACGCTCTACTGGTTTAtcctatgaggttttctattagactgtgaactattattgtcttggtgaataattcaatatttttatataacttgccatttttatggTTAGTAAGTATAAATGTTCAAAAATATGaaattcaaggatattttattcaaaaataataattggttttattcttggcagattacTGTACAAGACGATTAgaaggacagctgacatcttcaatttttaaatcagatgatcttgagatcccacaggatacaattgaagtgaatgccattactccagatataccatcatcccttcacagcaaagatctgttatctgatcctttgaaacaggtcctgtcttctgattccttACCAACTACTAGGGAAAATCAATGTCACAAAATAAGTAGTAAAAAACGAATGGCTCCTAAAGTAAACACAGAACATGGATATAGTCTTCCCCTCGAAATGTCTTTTCTAAGGAAAGCAAATTGTATCAAACATAAAAAAAGTCACATAGTAGAGAAtatattttcttgttccaagtgtgggaaatgttttaagaagAAATCAAATTTGGTtattcaccagagaattcacactggggagaagcctttttcatgctcagaatgtgggaaatgttttaactggaaatgtGATGTTGTgctacaccagagaacccacacaggggagaagcctttttcatgtttagaatgtggaaaatgttttaacagaAAATCAGATCTCGTtactcaccagagaattcacacaggaaagcagcctttttcatgttcagaatgtggaaaatattttaaccagaaatcacgtTTGGATAgtcaccagagaagtcacacaggtgagaagcctttttcatgctcagaatgtgggaaatgttttaacagaaaATCAGATCTTATtaatcaccagagaattcacactggagagaagccttttttatgttccgaATGTGGAAAAAGTTTTACCTGGAAATCTGAAGTTGTgctacaccagagaacccacacaggagagaagcctttttcatgttcagaatgtggaaaatattttaaccagaaatcacgtTTGGATAgtcaccagagaagtcacacaggtgagaagcctttttcatgctcagaatgtgggaaatgttttaacagaaaATCAGATCTTATtaatcaccagagaattcacactggagagaagccttttttatgttccgaATGTGGAAAAAGTTTTACCTGGAAATCTGAAGTTGTgctacaccagagaacccacacaggggagaagcctttttcatgttcagaatgtgggaaatgttttaacagaaaATCAGATCTTGTtgctcaccagagaattcacactggggagaagccttttttatgttcagaatgtggaaaatcttttaaccagaaatcaagtCTTGCTggtcatcagagaattcacaccggtgcaaagcctttttcatgttcagaatgtggaagatGTATTGCACTAAAATCAAATTTTTTAAAGCACCAAAGAATTCACGCAAGTGAGAAAAcagtttcatgttcagaatgtggaaaatgttttacaaagaaatcaactcttgttacacatcaaagaactcacacatagGTGAAGCCATTTTAATGGAAAAGGTTTTGTGAAGAAATAATCTCTTCTTAGTCACCAGAGCAGTCGCACAGGTGAGACGCTTTTTAGATTCTTAATGGTGAAAATGTTTTACTTGGAAATACAcactaaacaagaaaaaaaatcttgcTAATAAGCGAGTGCATCTTATAGACTGGAGGCAGGTTCCTGTGACAGAAGAGAACAATAACACAGTGCCCTTCCTGATCActgagagaactgctctctcctccAGCCCCACACTTATGCAATTGATTTGTGCAGAGCAGGAGAGGAAGGTACTGGGACCTGCACAGAGGCTGCTCATCCTGAGTGAGCAGCTAAAGAACTTTCCACCCGTTAAGTTCAAGGCCCTTTCAGATCATGTAACACTGTTTTACATATTTTCAaaaagttgtcaggttcagttatTAAATGAGCCATTTCTAAATGATTTTGAtctcctgaattcaaatctgacaataACATTTTTTAGTTTTCTCGTGTTTCTAGGATAAAGAGTTTTTCTTTTACTGCTACAAATAATTAATGCATAAAGCAGTATTacttttgcaaatataaagatgcagaatatttcGTGTGAGGAGTTGGCCACTTACTATAGACTATTGGACCAAAGCATGTAGAGCGGAATCCACTGCTCTAAGTGATGCAGGCTTTTTCCAGCACGGTGTACCAGTTATGTCaatcttattgttgtgttttattagacaTTTGCTGGCCAGTTCAGCCTCAGAAATCAatatttccattcagtgacagtaagcagaggaagacgcGGTTGGATCTTATGTAAACATAAGGCCACAAAGGATATTTCTACAGGTAACTGTAAATCAATCATTCTTTCAATCTCATCAGTATCTGAGGGGTCTCAAGCCATTGTTCTCCCAGCCACTAGGGCCCATTGTGTGGCTAGGTATAGTAGACCCAGGAGAGCTATCACTACTAGGGGTCTTGCATGCAATCCCATGTGATGGGTTGCTGGAATATTCTTCATTCTTTGAGCTAAAACCAATGTTTACCAATGTTTATGGGGAAGGGTGTGAACACTTCTGCCAATTCAGGGGGCTGATCACAGAGAGAGGAAAGGAAGACACCTGTACTGTCAAGAAATTGGTGGAGTGACGTCAACGGGCAGGAATCTATCACTTTGGTCCTGAAGCAcatggatggcctatggagtttgGAGATCGGTTTTTGCCTGACGGGGTGTGATTTCAGTCAGCTagaggaacataggctgtgactgcacaccTTACCCGCGGGAGATACTAAAAGTTGTAGGCCAaccaaagttgggagacagtggctaTCACCTGGTACAGGGGCAGTGGAACTACCTATCCTGGGTTGGGAatttgtggactgaggacattgtattttggcAATCTACCTAGATTTGCTGTATAACCGTGGATGGCAGAAATAAAGCTAGCTGCATCGTTAACCTACCAGGTTGATTATTACAACACACAACCTCAAACCTTCACATTTTGTTATGCCAATGTTGTAATATTTATTCAGATGAAGCATAGCAACCATATAAAATAACTAAAACCTGTCTAAACAATATTGCTGTAACGACTCTGTTGTTGGGTATTCCAGGAACAGGGGTTCTTTCGCTTTCCCTAATGCTagtggtgccctagctcgccctgtttccCAGCTTACTTCAGATGGTGACACCGgcaccacataccttgccttagctcctgaatatgCCCTCTGTTTGTACCCTCCGCCCACCCATGGAAGAGGGgaatagtagtgtactgtaatacaccaacccgactaacaaggtaatacaaatggGTATAATGGAAAATAGCAATCATACAACaatacacaaacaacagaggtaaacaccggggagtggagaaGGGGATAAAACCAAAGTCAGAGAAGGAGAGGATTAGCACGCAACCAAAACCACGCAACAGTCtcaaataaatccaccaaatgaCTTCTCAAACAACAACAAAGCACCATCtcctagccatgcagcataagctagctttgACAATGGGTGCTTgtgagggcccagattatatagtagataggagtGGTTAACTGagaagctgagagccttaatgcaggaaagctttaaAGAGTTGAGATGGGTgggcacctggatgttcgggttcagcTGAACACTTACAAAAACTCCAGGTTCGGGTATCAGCCCACCCGGAccgcattcacttgaatgggtggcctgaacatccagtgtttgccatgctgtcatgtgcatgacagtgcgacaaacactgcttctgatcagcggtgaaatcatccccaccggtcagaAAGCCGCAGTTCtcgtgctgtcaaaagacagcgtgagcgcttaaCTTTTATTGGAGGTATTAagattacctccggtcactggtgtcagctgatggtactactgctcccatcggcCTATGCGTGCTGCCACTAAtaactcccatcagccgctgctgTGGTCATTGTTTTCATCAGCTGGCTCCTGCACTGGGttcccctgtattcttgataaccagccaggcaaaacataACAGCTggaagctgcaaccctcagctgtcagcttcagcaaggctggttatcagtaatagagggatccccaagccatataatttttaattatttaaataaataatttaaaaaaacagcgtggggtccccccatttttgacaaccagccttgctaaagctggcaGCTGGTATTCTCAGcccatttttagaaaaaaataaaaaagttatggctctgggaagaagaggagtaaaaatgaaaatgcaaaaccaaaaatacctctggacgttaaggggttaaccccACTTGccgctgctacagggcaagtggggagagacaggcaaagcgccagaactggcgcatctaatagatgcgctttttctaggtggctgcaggctgctatttttaggctaggggggcccaatatgcatggccccttaccagcctgagaataccagccctcagctgtcagctttagcaaggctggttgtcaaaaacaggggggaccccacgctgtttcttaaaattatttatttaaattaaaaaaatatggtgtgggaacccctctgttcttgataaccagccgtgctgacagctgagggtggtacccccagctgtgagttttgcctggctagttatcaataatacaggagaacccacgcccaatttttttgttttttaattatttatttacagtgcaggagctagCTGATGAAAACAACCATCAGTCGCTCCtgatctcgctgttattagcggcagtaggcatcggatgatgggagcagtagtcctatcagctgACAGCTGACACAgttaccggaggtaaactttatacctctgatcacagctgagcgctcctgctgtcttgacagcgtgggaaccgcggctctctgactggcagAGATGATTTCAGCGCCGATCAGAAACGGTGTTTGCCGAGCTGTCATGTatatgacagcatgacaaacacccggtgtttgggcagccgaacccaaacagtaacacaaacttcctggtaaagtccgtgttcggtgtccatgcccgaaTAGTAGGTGTTTCATACagacgctgaactttactgttcggattcgcccatctctattcaagagctctcaactgagcatatTAACCCCTGCACTTCTAAAATACACTTGCACCATTTTATATGAagttgaagtgcttctaaacagttcaTGAGTAGGAGaagtcagatgctgcagtcttctggctcctttctgtcgcaGTAAACCCATGACAATTGTGAATTCTAAAGTTATAGAAATTTCATTACAAAatttggtcctcattcagtgaccactcttttttgcttgtctcttgtactcctacTCCTGCATCTCTTACAATTTgaccaacagtaatctgcaagtattGATGCattccattttccttgatatcttttctcTATAGCCGAAAAATCTTGGTGAAATCTCTCAACGTGAATTAGATTTGTGGGGAGGACgcataatgttatagatgatgttcataTTATACAATTGTACTTGGCTTGGGGAAGGAATATCGGAAAGGAAATGAGGAAGGCACTAAGGGGGTCTCGAAGGGAGGGGGGATAGGGGGGAAAAATGGGGGGGAGTTTtgttcataaaatatatgattatatgtgaactagattgtggcccgattctaacgcatcggttattctagaatatgcatgtccctgtagtatatggacaatgatgattccagaattcgcggcagactgtgcccatcgctgattggtcgaggcaacctttatgacatcatcgtcgccatggcaaccattatgacatctacgtcgatactgtgcccgtcgctgattggtcgaggcgaattcgcggcagactgtgcccgtcgctgattgctcgaggcaacctttatgacatcatcgtcgccatgctgtgcccgtcgctgattggtcgaggcctttggtttggtttggtttggtttcgggtattttagaatatgcatatccccgtagtatatggacaatgatgattccagaattcgcggcagactgtgcccgtcgctgattggtcgaggcaacctttatgacattatcgtcgccatggcaaccattatgacatcatcgtcgctgtgcccgttgctgattggtcgaggcctggcggcctcgaccaatcggagacgcaggatgtctacgtcctttatgacatcatcgtcgctttgcccgttgctgattggccgaggcctggcggcctcgaccaatcggagacgcaggatgtctacgtc is a window encoding:
- the LOC138663427 gene encoding oocyte zinc finger protein XlCOF7.1-like, which codes for MDMDRDKMGERILHLTLEILFRLTGEDYIVVKKTSSERCQDPVSEGCGRPLSPIMWSPPHPLIHEDINDQKILELTYKMIELLTGEVPIRCQDVAVYFSMEEWEYLKGHKDLYKDVMMKVPQPLTSPDLSSKRTTPERCPRPLLPQDCKQEDPNVPWYHQGEDLTHINTTETYVRGDEWCKEEIPTYDYPDYCTRRLEGQLTSSIFKSDDLEIPQDTIEVNAITPDIPSSLHSKDLLSDPLKQVLSSDSLPTTRENQCHKISSKKRMAPKVNTEHGYSLPLEMSFLRKANCIKHKKSHIVENIFSCSKCGKCFKKKSNLVIHQRIHTGEKPFSCSECGKCFNWKCDVVLHQRTHTGEKPFSCLECGKCFNRKSDLVTHQRIHTGKQPFSCSECGKYFNQKSRLDSHQRSHTGEKPFSCSECGKCFNRKSDLINHQRIHTGEKPFLCSECGKSFTWKSEVVLHQRTHTGEKPFSCSECGKYFNQKSRLDSHQRSHTGEKPFSCSECGKCFNRKSDLINHQRIHTGEKPFLCSECGKSFTWKSEVVLHQRTHTGEKPFSCSECGKCFNRKSDLVAHQRIHTGEKPFLCSECGKSFNQKSSLAGHQRIHTGAKPFSCSECGRCIALKSNFLKHQRIHASEKTVSCSECGKCFTKKSTLVTHQRTHT